The Montipora foliosa isolate CH-2021 chromosome 1, ASM3666993v2, whole genome shotgun sequence DNA segment TATTAAAGtaggtaaaaaagaaaagaagactgACATTGTCTTAACTTGAACTGAAAAGCTAAGAATCGCGCATGATAACATATAGAGCATTGGAACATAAAATAGAGAGCAAGACAGATCAACATTTAaggggtctttctgcaggtaccagCGAGCattatgtttttggtcacttgggattagtctttatttggaatATCGTTTTGTTTTCTgccttttgtttctttgttttacgtaatttctactccggtacttgcagaagctgGCTATGTAAAGGAAATCGAATTTTTAACGAATTCTGTATTCAAACCTTTTGTGAAAAACAGTTTTCGATCGGACACACTTCTTTTGTTAGGTACCTTTGTTTCGATTATTTTTGAAAAGTCGGTGAATAAATGCCACCATGTAGATATCGAATTTGTGATTGTTGCAGAAGAATCGCAAATCTTTCTCCCAATTTGATCGGCTCACTCTGTGGGCGATAGAATTTTGTCCCCAGTACCCCACCAGCAACTGCCGGTTGGGAAGTGACCGTTTGGCTGCAAACGCAACTGTAgtctttctgaaaaaaaaaaaaaaaaactccgaACAAAACAGGTATTTAAAAAGTTTAAAGCAATTAAGGGTTTCATAAAGCCGCCTAAATTTAAGGAGGAGCATCCGCTCAGCCTGGTCATAAAAGTCAACGCCTTTACCTTTAGGGACCAGCCCACCCAAGGTTAAAGAGGGAGGCGAGTTCCCTTGGCTCCCCTACAACTAACAGGGAGCGACAATCACAACATTGAACAAAAAGCAGACTTACAACTGTTGCACACAGAGCCCTTTTGTACACTCAAGCCAAGATCAAAGTGCTTTTCTATGCTTGTAATTATAACATATATTAGAAAGCTTTTTGGTGTGTAATCCTTGCGAGTATATaaattttcatatattttaGCAGTGGAATTgacatgaaatgaaatgaaaattagaAAGATCATTGCAGTTAGATAAGCAACTTAAGAATTGCCATGAAAACCTAAAAAAATCTAGGCaggaacgggattcgaaccgcGCATGACCATGCGCCGGCTCAGTTTGGAGAGCGCGAAGTCAAGAGTTCATTGCTTGTACTAAGTGCAATGACCTTTCTACCTTTCATGTCTTAAAGGACTTTACTTTATTTTACAAAGAATTCAAGATTTTCTAATGCTACAGTTGATTGACCATAATCATCCGTGGGAGAGGATGTCTttggatttgtttttcaacttttcaCTTTCGTCGAAAgaagagtttgttttctaatAGGAACAGCTTGAGAAATTCACGGCATATAcaaagtttttcctttttttcttattcCAACTCAACACTTGTCACTACTAAGAGGAAGTCCATAGTTTGGATATGTACTTTGTTACGCTTTTTAATGAGCAACAAAGTAAAACTACTTTGGATAAAACTTTTGTATTGGAATCGGCAGGCGGAAATAAAAGCACAAAATCTTACTTTTTACCTCACAGCATTTAAAAATGTTTCTCCTCCAGAagcttctttaaaaagaacCAAAAGGACCAAGAAAGTGACCATATTCGATACCTCGTTGGAAAACCTGACTGTCTCAGAAGGGAATGTGCTCACAAATTGAACGATTTAAAATGGAACATTTCGAGTCATGCTGCGAGGAGACTGGGTACGAATGTTTTTTAAAGCATCattaaattacaaatttaatgatttttgtttttacagAAACCAAACTCAAAGTCATACATCCCCCTAAATGTGAAAGCTATAATTTTTTGAGGACTTAATCTTGGTGAGCAAAATCGATTTGTGCGTTCGATTCCCAGGTCTTTCAGTTGGCCGAACACCTGTTCATACAGTGTGTGGCGGTTCGGAAAACAATGTGTGTTTGGGGAAAATGCCGAATTAGTAATGCATTTGACTTTGGTTTGTACTGCTCTCTGCGTTCTCACCATGTAAAATATCAGTTATAACTTCGATATAAATTCACATAAAACAATGATTGCCATTATTTACGACGGTTAAATTATTTGTAACAATTACAGTGATATGTTCAAGTTGTGGTCATCGTTGGCTCTTTGTTTTCTGGAGCGGTTCAAAAGATGGAGGGATAATAACAATATCTAATTTTCAAGCATTATGCGCTGAATAAGCGCTATcgaagtttattttatttatttgttctttCATTCCTTTATCATATCTTTACCACAAAGAAATCTGAATACATAACccttttactctaacgccagacgatttttctTGTTAACGAAGAACTCCCTTAGGGCAAAAATGGATCACAACAACTATGCGTCTCCTTATAAACTACGAATACGTCCGCTTGAAAAGATCAATAAAATAAATCCCGCTTGTTTACCAAAAAGCGAAGTCCTAAAAACGCCGGTTAAACCTTAAACAATATGAGGGGTACCAAGGGCTTTCACCCATCTGCTTGTGTTTTATTCTAAAGGTAGTCTCCTTAAAAAACACAGATCACAAAGAAAGCAAATATGACTGCCGGTTAGGTGATCTCGGTTGTTCAGTCATACAGCTGTTagaaaagtaaaataaacagCTGCCAAGGACTGTTTTGTCAACTGTTCTTTCTGTCTAGCATATTCGGCATGCTGCAGCCGAAAATATTGAAACTGTTCAGTATTGTTCCCTTGGACTTGAAACCAATCTTCCATACGACTCgtcatttgaaatatttttttacagCATTACTGTTATTACAATTAGAATTCCTAAGTTTTGAGCCTTTATTAGCATATATTTAACTTTATCTAATCTTGTTTCGAATAACAATAACTGATTTCATAAGGaatattaaaattttaaaaccttttagttctcaaatttacaaatttacatCGACGTTATCAAATCTCTCTCTAGATCAAGGGCGTGGTCTGTTTGCTCTTGCAATTTCGTATTTTATATACCAGATTGAACTTAACTTATTGTCTGACTCATTGCTTGGAActtataaaagaaaataattgatACGGTGCTTTCTATTGGCTACTAAGAAGAAGCTATCCATTGTTTTACTAAACAAGTATTAAATGGTTTCTTAACATGATGTCACTTCATTATTTAGCATTCGCTCATCCTCTTTGCATGGTTTGCGGAGAATAAGACCTGTTTGAGAAGCTTCCGGGtctgttttaaaaaaagaaagaaaaagtgtGAGTAATAATTTCGTAAACTAAACCGACTGCTCGGAGTTTAAAAAGAGGCATTCTTCCTGTAAGGAATGATGCTGTTTGTGTCGTCAACGTTGACCCACTTTGTTCACGTGATGCATTGGGCTAGAAAAGTGAGCCAGTCATAGATAAGGGCGGAGTAAGGATGGTCTAGTTAAGGCCGGATTGCAACCTCTGTGACGGGCGCTCTTAGCTGTACCTTCACGGAGTAAACTTGGATTACTGCATTGTTTATAGCGAGGCTCCGAGCCCCTGCCCCGTTGTcttttcccagatttccatgtCTCAGCAAACTAGTGCCACCACTTGAATAGTGCACGGCTTTCACTatttagcaatattttatatCAAGGCCGGGGATAAGTATCGACGTAAATGGGGTTATACTGATGGCTCCCCATATGCAAGAAATTAGCATTGTAATTCTAGGCAGTCAAGCTTATTTATTTTGTGCAAATGGTCGTTAAGCCAACAAGTTAAACTTCACCATCATCTTGGCTTCTGTTATCTtggaaacattttaaaagatcAGCTTATTCAACCAAGCCGATTGCAGTTAAAACGGCTTTTCTCGATCTCGGGcacgaaaagttatcgggacttttcAGGAAACGGGCCCTAGGGCCGCTAATCATACGACATGCGCTGAAAGCAGGCAAACACTGGCCTTTAAGTTAGTCACCGATGCGCCCTTAACTGTGCACATGGAATAAAGATCATAATTACCTGAagatttaaatttgtttttccttttctgacGGCAACAGTCCCAGACCGTTCCGACAATGAAGCACAGGATAATCAATCCAATCATAGTGCCGAATGGGATGAGATATTGTGACAGGTCTTTGAAGTAAACCCATTTAAACTCAAACTTgagtttttctttgttgagCTTGTTGCACGAGTGTCCTGACCTTGAGTTTCTGCTCTTGTTTCCTGgatttttctttctgcatttcgCATTTATTGTCCTTTTTATACATTTGATGTACTTTTCCTCGGTATCGAATTCCATGGGTTCACCATCACTGGGTGCATAGTAAAACTCGGCACCAATGTGCAACGGTGCCATAAACTGAAGCACCTCCCAAATCTTATCATCCTTAATCTTGTCATCACAATGGAACACCAAGATAGAATCCAATTTCATCTCAGTTAACTTTTCAGCTGCCATATTAGGTGCGTCGATGGCTAAAATTTACAACAGAACGTTTTAAAgtgatgtttcttttttttttttctaaaattgaacCAAGCACAAACAATTTTTGTAAGCAGTTTTTAGGCTAAAGTACTTCCGTGGTAGAGAACAGGAAAAACTATGCAAATGGCTTTTAAGAATGCGTTTCTTTGTGTAACATTCTGAAATTTAGTTGCTATTGtttcatcaataataataataataataataataataataataataaataataaataataataataataataataataataataataataataataataatggtaaagATGGATTTTATTAAAGTGTCAAGTCTTGCAGCTCTAGGGCACTACTTGGGGACACCGCTGTACATTAAACTGAATCAACGCAAATTCAAAcgttggcttttgaggagaggggaaaaccggaatcaccggagaaaaatctctcggagcagagtagagagccaaaAAAATCTCAACGCacacatgacgccgagtctgtgAATTGAATCCGGACCACATAGTTGGGAGGGCGAGTCCTCTCACCACTCGGCGCCAGCCCTACTCCCATTTATCATTTAAAAATTACGAACGctgcaaagttgaaaatgtaataaAAGTGTTGTAAAGATGGAAAATCCAAAGCTGTTATAGAAATAGCTTTACATCGCTACGTTTTCATTTAAGCAAGACTTAAAGTTTAATTTCATTGGTGgtcgaaaaaagaaaatattttcgaATTTACGAACTCTTAAGAAGTAATTTCAATGATACCTTCAACAATTGTAAACCCCATAGTGTCGTCTACGTAATCTGAACCATCAAGAACACGTGGAACTCCAATCTAAAAGACATATTTtacaaataaaaggaaaaaaggaatcGATTTTATGGCATTAATTAGAGCAGTAAAAGGAAAGGTTTGTTTCCTTTATTTAAGctggagtggaggttccctcgTAGTTCACAATAAAATTGCACCACCTCAATCCAAAATAATGCATTCATTACAATCATTAGTTACCTTTTTATCGACTAAATGGTCGTCACTCTTGAGTTCCTGTGCTGTTAAACGGGAAGACACTTGAGCAGTGAACATGGACAGGAGAACAATACCTGCCACCATCCACACTGTCGCGAACAATCGAGCAAAACACGACTTTGGGGACTTGTCGCCATACCTACGTACGAAACATTCAATAAATCCCTAAAGTCTTTTTTACCGTTTTTACAGGGAAATAACGAAAAAACAACAGGGTCGTAATGAAACAATCAGGGTGGAGATTTGTTTATATTTTAGGCTCATTATAAGTGATGAGATCCCCCCCACCCACTCGCCTTAGCACAATTTTATAAGAACATGCAATCTTTTAATCGTGGATTTGATTTGACTCTGTGGtattgacttgaataactgcgtagccaccagtgtggaccacagatatcatgatatgtcaaactggattgaaaccagcaaaaaatgcagaaagaaaacatcttccaaaccattttccacctgaacacgaaaagcgttgactgtgtaagaactttcttttgatgtagtatggccgtgtagccgcgtcgagccacagaaagcgcacaaaaaatgaagcctcgcttatgttaaGGTGAGTACCTGgttacattggcatacatggatgggtgcACGTACGTAGGtacgtatgtacgtatgtatgtacgGACGCTTGATGacatcatggctataaaaccaagatttctcgcatcgatgggttagcattaacatattttcttaacaatgtgctccgcgcgcgcgcaccattggcgcgcgcggagctcctcTACAAATACTATGGTGACTCTTACAGGTGAAACATTTTCTGATTTCAAGATTCAGACACAgcccttgttttgttttgtaatatttttttcGATATCCATTGGTTTGCTCGAGATCCGTAGCGCttgccaagaggatcgcagctctgagAACGAGGATGGCTGAGGCAGTGCAGCAAGCACTAATGAATTGACTCTGTACAACTGTTGAACTTCCGTTGAGAAAGATagtcaatgatttttttttgtaactccCGCTAGAATTTTATTGGGAATACCAGGGATAGTGAAGATCCAACAACGAAATGGAAATAAATAGTCATGTTTTTGTGATCACTTATTACTTAACCAATCCTCTTAGATCATCGAGATGTactgttcttttgtttgaaatttaaaTGCCCAAAATGATGAGAAATACGCTTTCTGATGTTTcgttttcaaacatttttatgaagtgaggaggggggggggggggggggcatcaCCGCCATGCCTCCATCCCCCACCCCTCCCTACGAAGAACGGGCTTATACTCGTCCAATACGTCCTCCGAACCCAAAATTCCCAAACTGTTCCAAAATACAAGTTGCTGAAAATCTTTATGCCACTCAGTTTTTCCAGGCCTGCTACGGGCCTGCGaagagaaataaaatttgccCCTTTTAAAGTATCCTTCCTGTCATTATCAAAATCGCAAAACTCCTTGGTCTTTGTTGAATTATATTCATGCAATCGTAACATGACGGCTGAAGAGTTATAACTGCATTTTGAAGCACTTAAAGTTACTTCAGTCCGAGTATGCAACTTGAGTTATTTCGCTTAAAATTCACTATTTAATGCATTTAGCAAGGATAAAACACATTACCCTTTCATGACTACCATTATCTTTGTTTACTAAATTAGCGCGCTCCGCTTagcaaaaatatttcaacacaaaGTGCCAACAGCACCAAACTTTAAAATTACCCCACTGTTGCCATTGTAACAACTGCCCACCACATGCCGTCACAAATCCCTCGCCAAAACCGCCTCGGAAACTGTTCTGAATTCGCTCTGCTGTCCTTtagaaataaacaattaaaaTGTCAGTGACCTCAGGGAATAAAATGATGAATTCGCTTTTTGAGGATCATCAGTCAATCATCTGgctcattttcttttcaaataatgaatCATACACTTCTTTAGCTTTTTGACGAAGGCGTCAAATTATTTGTAAACGGAACCAGTTTAGTCGGATGCTAAGTTCATTCCAATTTTGTAAATTGCTCCTGGGCTTCCCAGATTCTACCCTGTGAAGATGCTATTCATTGCCAGTCAACCGGATAAACTtgcttcgatttcctcttgcCGCGCAAATCTCTCTTTTACATAAGCAAGCCACAAATGCCTGTGTACGGGCTTCTCTGGGTCAAACCTTTAAGTTTCTCGATTACTTTCGTAATTTTACTTACCAGAACCCATACAATTATTCCCGAGAGAGCAGCACATGAAAAACATAACAGGAGAAGAGGCCATAACTCCAAGATGGCCAAATACGCGATCCTGACAAGATCTTTTTTGCTCGTGTCTCTGACCAGTGCCGGATGTATGCTAGCAAACGACAAAAATTCATTCTCACGATCCACTGTTGCTTTAAAAACTGGAAAATCGACTTCCACGTATTTCCTAACGCCTTTGTCGAGTTTGCTGCAGTGCTTAGAAGCGTTAGATAACTTTTCAGCCCATGTTTCCAAACGCGAGCCAAATTCTTTGGAGAAAAATGCAAAGTCGGCTGCCGGGAATTCCAAGTCCACTGAACTGATATTCCAAACCACGTTCTTTTGTCCCTGTGGAGATAACGTGTTTTGgatgttgaaaaaattaatatacgGCTATCGTGGGCATCAAGACTAGAATGGTTTACCTCGGTGGGCCGTAAGTGCtcgcttttgttttcatttgcttCCTTGCATCCAGAATCAGTGGGAAACACAACCTCCGAATTGGTAGCACTGCTATTATGGTCCTCCGAACTGGAAAGATTCCTTTTTGGTTTTTCTATGTATTCGGTTCTGTTACCAGTTGAATTGTATCCCGGATTTGATTTCACAAGCTCAGCATCGGACACATTGACAGATCTAACAGATGATTTGGTATTATTTATCTGAGGATGTAAGCTTTCTGTGAAGAGTCCTCTGAAGCAagcaaaaaagaacaaagctttGAAAAGAGACATGACTGTTCTTCAATACCTCTGTCAGAATGTATATGAATGCATTTTTCACTGGTCATAGGCAGCTATGGATAATTTTCCAACCGCCAATTCGTGATCCCAGTTGTTTGAATAATTAATCAGCAGAATAAACCAGATGCGCCACTCCCATGAATTATAACCAAGTCTTGTATGTTGTTTATGGATAATAATCACTAAGCAGTGAGATGAGaataaccgaaaatattattttctgcatttcaaaagaataattacataatcatgaaaaagatgatttgtttcacccCTAACTCTTCTTTTTAGTATGTGATGGTGGTCTTCTCATCAAAGCGGTTCCACGATCATACCTATAAAGCCACAATCATTCATAAGGCAGACAGTTTTACTGTTTAACATCTTTCGGCAGTTTCTTGGTGAAGCTAACTTGACCTTCGTTATACCAGATCCAGCTAAGAAAGATTGTcagcaaaattaatttttattgaaatGTATTTCCCAGTATGGTTCATTATCAATTATTTAAACTGTTAGGTTTGGCTGTCTCTTGTGGACCGCGAAAAACATCCGTTTCGTCTTGCTACTGAAAGTCGTAATGCAAAGAATAACTAAAATAAGTATCCGAAAGATTCACCGCCGTTAACTGATTAACATAAATCGAACAACGGATCTTATTTCTCTTTAGAGTGGTCATACAGACATATAAAACCAGCACTTTAATGTAATGCACAGAAGCAGGAAAACCATTATAGCCTGAGGCGTGAATTGTAACTGACATTATATCTTTATAACGAAAACAAATTCTGGAATCGGTGTACAGTGTAAATTACTCGGTGTGTACTAGTCCCGCAAGGTTGACTTTGAGACCAAAGAAAATTCTAAAATATTGATTTGTTGATGTATATTTTTTACTTACTGCAATGGGGCATGCTTAACGGCTGTTACTGAAACAGAAATGCTATTAATCAAACCTCTCCGACAAGAATATGACATAAATTAAGTTTTTAAACATGTAAACAGGCAAAGCATGTTGAGACAAAAACTGTGGACCACTGTGTTTTTGGATCGAAAAAATTTTAAGACAGACTTGAGACCATACCACCTCACAGTCCGAAAGACAATTAATTTTCCGAGGAGCAGCGTGAAATATTTCAAGTATTGCTGAAAGGTCCTCATAATGCGAATGATCAGTGCCCAAAGGCTCAtcagaaaattaatttaatagcCTCGGCATGGATTCTCAAtataaaaatatgtaaaaagcGCATTTTTATGCTCTGAGGAGGTCAGACGCGCCTTTTTGACGcgacaaaggaaaaaatggacTTTTATAATtcgaaaaattaatatttaattgTCTGTTACCTACTTCGAATATACTGGAATCTCCATATTCTGCATAGGCGAAAAATTATTACTAATATAGGTTGCCAGTATgacaaacccagtcggaatctgcgtttcatttgtttgttttgttactgggttgccgtatggcaaccccagtcggaaaatgggtgtaTTTCTccgttgtttaatttttttcatttttttccgtgtcatgaaaagtcgtGCCTCTCACTCTCccgctaagtggtgtctttgtgcatagagtcttctgtacGTGTtgtgttaggtttgagggggctggggtaatgcgtagatttctctggtgcacacgggAGAATGTttcattaacctgcaatggcgtcgaaagtcattgcaactcgaatggcgttttagtgcatctttaaacaaaatatacccttactgaagtcgcatctaagttgtctggcaagttacATTAATTCATTTTATGACTCAActctgcaaatttaaaaaaaaaactggaaatatgtcagtgaaaaattattttaatgaaagcttgtctcttttgtgctttattatttacggtcaaggttttttcgaaaagggtttgatgtgaactgtcggaaatttatttaattaaaggAACTtcat contains these protein-coding regions:
- the LOC138007042 gene encoding uncharacterized protein isoform X2, which gives rise to MIIGLFTESLHPQINNTKSSVRSVNVSDAELVKSNPGYNSTGNRTEYIEKPKRNLSSSEDHNSSATNSEVVFPTDSGCKEANENKSEHLRPTEGQKNVVWNISSVDLEFPAADFAFFSKEFGSRLETWAEKLSNASKHCSKLDKGVRKYVEVDFPVFKATVDRENEFLSFASIHPALVRDTSKKDLVRIAYLAILELWPLLLLCFSCAALSGIIVWVLDSRANSEQFPRRFWRGICDGMWWAVVTMATVGYGDKSPKSCFARLFATVWMVAGIVLLSMFTAQVSSRLTAQELKSDDHLVDKKIGVPRVLDGSDYVDDTMGFTIVEAIDAPNMAAEKLTEMKLDSILVFHCDDKIKDDKIWEVLQFMAPLHIGAEFYYAPSDGEPMEFDTEEKYIKCIKRTINAKCRKKNPGNKSRNSRSGHSCNKLNKEKLKFEFKWVYFKDLSQYLIPFGTMIGLIILCFIVGTVWDCCRQKRKNKFKSSDPEASQTGLILRKPCKEDERMLNNEVTSC
- the LOC138007042 gene encoding uncharacterized protein isoform X3, coding for MSYSCRRGLINSISVSVTAVKHAPLHWIWYNEGQVSFTKKLPKDVKQGLFTESLHPQINNTKSSVRSVNVSDAELVKSNPGYNSTGNRTEYIEKPKRNLSSSEDHNSSATNSEVVFPTDSGCKEANENKSEHLRPTEDSRANSEQFPRRFWRGICDGMWWAVVTMATVGYGDKSPKSCFARLFATVWMVAGIVLLSMFTAQVSSRLTAQELKSDDHLVDKKIGVPRVLDGSDYVDDTMGFTIVEAIDAPNMAAEKLTEMKLDSILVFHCDDKIKDDKIWEVLQFMAPLHIGAEFYYAPSDGEPMEFDTEEKYIKCIKRTINAKCRKKNPGNKSRNSRSGHSCNKLNKEKLKFEFKWVYFKDLSQYLIPFGTMIGLIILCFIVGTVWDCCRQKRKNKFKSSDPEASQTGLILRKPCKEDERMLNNEVTSC
- the LOC138007042 gene encoding uncharacterized protein isoform X1; amino-acid sequence: MSYSCRRGLINSISVSVTAVKHAPLHWIWYNEGQVSFTKKLPKDVKQGLFTESLHPQINNTKSSVRSVNVSDAELVKSNPGYNSTGNRTEYIEKPKRNLSSSEDHNSSATNSEVVFPTDSGCKEANENKSEHLRPTEGQKNVVWNISSVDLEFPAADFAFFSKEFGSRLETWAEKLSNASKHCSKLDKGVRKYVEVDFPVFKATVDRENEFLSFASIHPALVRDTSKKDLVRIAYLAILELWPLLLLCFSCAALSGIIVWVLDSRANSEQFPRRFWRGICDGMWWAVVTMATVGYGDKSPKSCFARLFATVWMVAGIVLLSMFTAQVSSRLTAQELKSDDHLVDKKIGVPRVLDGSDYVDDTMGFTIVEAIDAPNMAAEKLTEMKLDSILVFHCDDKIKDDKIWEVLQFMAPLHIGAEFYYAPSDGEPMEFDTEEKYIKCIKRTINAKCRKKNPGNKSRNSRSGHSCNKLNKEKLKFEFKWVYFKDLSQYLIPFGTMIGLIILCFIVGTVWDCCRQKRKNKFKSSDPEASQTGLILRKPCKEDERMLNNEVTSC